The following are from one region of the Juglans regia cultivar Chandler chromosome 10, Walnut 2.0, whole genome shotgun sequence genome:
- the LOC109010536 gene encoding E3 ubiquitin-protein ligase At3g02290-like, which produces MGAVCCCLNSNGFEEYVNSNSPVYRNCMCLSCFVQNLLNAYTSLFRRGEVHSITSSIQGAASMTSAASLDDSLSDMYRSPPRPLPYDADPRYFCLQRDGLLSRREKSSSHSHEETEPLRSDVDADHMESFNSGDKWNESACEDGSKEYLSRSSLKLSQANTNIGVGSIFTSAEDEDVCPTCLEEYTQENPKIMTKCCHHFHLGCIYEWMERSESCPVCGKVMVFDETT; this is translated from the exons ATGGGTGCTGTCTGTTGCTGTTTGAATTCCAACGGTTTTGAAGAATATGTGAATTCAAATAGTCCTGTATATAGAAACTGTATGTGTCTCAGTTGCTTTGTTCAGAACCTTTTAAATGCG TACACATCACTGTTTAGAAGAGGGGAAGTGCATTCCATCACTTCATCTATTCAGGGGGCAGCGTCTATGACTTCTGCAGCATCACTTGACGACTCTCTATCTGACATGTATCGCTCTCCTCCAAGGCCCCTACCTTACGATGCCGACCCCAGATATTTCTGCTTGCAGCGGGATGGACTGCTTTCAAGACGTGAGAAGAGCTCAAGTCATTCACACGAGGAGACTGAACCTCTAAGAAGTGATGTTGATGCAGATCATATGGAATCTTTCAATTCAGGAGACAAATGGAATGAATCTGCTTGTGAAGATGGATCCAAAGAATATCTTTCTAGGTCCTCACTCAAGCTCTCACAGGCAAATACTAATATTGGAGTGGGGAGCATTTTTACATCAGCAGAAGATGAGGATGTCTGTCCTACATGTCTcgaag AATATACTCAAGAGAACCCTAAGATAATGACCAAGTGCTGTCATCATTTTCACCTGGGTTGCATTTATGAATGGATGGAGAGAAGTGAAAGCTGTCCAGTTTGTGGCAAG GTGATGGTATTCGATGAAACAACATGA
- the LOC109010535 gene encoding truncated transcription factor CAULIFLOWER A-like translates to MGRGRVQLKRIENKIRRQVTFSKRRTGLLKKAHEISVLCDVELALIVFSTKGKLFEFSSNSSMERILERYERYSHAERPLVATHDSQPQGSCRSLDQVPRLFARNEVLQRNISNFLGGDLDPLSIRELRNIEQQLDLGLKRIRTRKNKLIDESIMELQKKEKALQEQNKLLVKQLKENEALSEHAHGREQPPPLTLALLPLTIGGTFQATTMDEDAGAQTQPRSTTTLMPPWMLHHVMNGYRDSSRATP, encoded by the exons ATGGGGAGAGGTAGGGTTCAGCTCAAGCGAATCGAGAACAAGATCAGGCGGCAAGTGACGTTCTCGAAGCGGCGGACCGGGTTGCTCAAGAAAGCTCATGAGATCTCGGTGCTATGCGATGTTGAGTTAGCTCTGATCGTGTTCTCCACCAAAGGAAAGCTCTTTGAGTTTTCCTCCAATTCGAG CATGGAGAGGATCCTGGAACGATATGAAAGGTATTCACATGCTGAACGGCCGCTTGTCGCAACTCATGATTCTCAACCACAG GGAAGCTGCAGGTCTCTGGATCAGGTCCCCAGGCTTTTTGCCAGAAATGAAGTTTTACAAAGGAACATAAG CAACTTCTTGGGAGGAGATCTGGATCCCTTAAGTATAAGGGAGCTCCGTAATATTGAGCAACAGCTTGATCTAGGTCTGAAGCGCATACGAACAAGAAAG AACAAACTTATCGATGAATCTATTATGGAGCTGCAGAAGAAG GAAAAAGCCTTGCAGGAGCAAAACAAATTGCTAGTTAAACAG ctCAAGGAAAATGAAGCACTAAGCGAGCATGCACATGGCCGAGAGCAGCCACCACCATTGACGCTAGCACTCCTACCTTTAACAATCGG aGGGACTTTCCAGGCAACGACAATGGATGAAGATGCTGGAGCTCAGACTCAGCCTAGAAGTACCACTACCCTCATGCCACCTTGGATGCTTCACCATGTCATGAATGGTTATAGAGACTCTTCGAGAGCCACCCCATAA